Proteins encoded by one window of Flavobacterium sp. N502540:
- a CDS encoding lantibiotic dehydratase family protein, translating to MSKTEIRFSLFSSYVFRIPAFPVILYQNLTNGSTITDEQIKELAKNNTIKESLFLASPELYNEVQKWISLENYSPEKAHKIKISLLKYFIRMSTRCTPFGLFSACGSGKFGNKTQININTASSFYRKTRFDMQFVGNLANTLQAIPLVRDELLFYPNTTIYKLGNFYRYIQYTLNKSGRKYSLEALKRTEYLDLILEKSLLGISKSDLINFLLSDEITETEATFFIDELINHQILVSELEMTLTGDDFFDKLVNLNDLIGNAYKTNLVEIEKKNGPLKNSLKDSSSLNLKALSEKLQNINGHQNEPLSNYEKIVEELKENDLSFNEKHLFQTDLFIESNNFTLDVNYKKELLHAIKFLNKISSITPSKKLQNFKKDFIKRYDLEAIPLVEALDFETGIGYGSDNKNFDVTPILDELALNHKLKTENQIILDEVENIFHSKFKNAILKSQKSIELNHNDFKAIDFSNQNLSSTFSCLFEIVTENEEEWIVIQNIGGSSAANLFSRFCYGNNEINTLANEITNYESKSFDGKIVAEIVHLPEARTGNVLKRPAFRMHEIPYLSKSDLDSSQQIPITDIIIKISSNRIVLWSQEKQKEIIPKLTNAHNFSHQALPIYEFLCDMQFENTKGSLGIKTANLEKLFDFTPRVFLGKCIILKAKWIFSQEQHPHFFKLLNVNSEIYYQNISRFVSDITSCISYKPIPQYVSLIDGDNTLVINMQNYDCQKMLLSAIKNRTKFVLEEYLFPSEKTVTNKNEYHSNQFIAGVKWEKNEF from the coding sequence ATGTCCAAAACTGAAATAAGATTTAGTCTCTTTTCTTCTTATGTTTTTAGAATACCTGCTTTTCCAGTTATCTTGTATCAAAACCTTACAAATGGATCTACTATAACTGATGAACAGATTAAAGAATTGGCAAAAAATAATACGATAAAAGAATCTTTATTTCTAGCATCGCCAGAATTATATAATGAAGTACAGAAGTGGATCTCATTAGAAAATTATTCTCCTGAGAAAGCTCATAAAATCAAAATTTCTTTATTAAAATATTTCATCAGAATGTCAACCAGATGTACACCGTTTGGTCTATTCTCAGCTTGTGGTTCAGGTAAATTTGGTAACAAGACACAAATCAATATCAATACTGCTTCCTCATTTTATAGGAAGACTCGTTTTGATATGCAATTTGTAGGTAATCTAGCAAATACATTGCAAGCCATTCCGTTAGTAAGGGATGAACTGTTGTTTTATCCTAATACCACTATCTATAAATTAGGAAATTTTTACAGATATATTCAATATACTTTAAATAAAAGCGGCAGAAAATACTCACTGGAAGCATTAAAACGCACGGAATATTTAGATCTGATACTGGAAAAGTCACTTTTAGGAATTTCTAAAAGTGATCTCATTAATTTTTTACTATCGGATGAAATAACAGAAACCGAAGCCACCTTTTTTATTGACGAATTAATAAATCATCAAATACTCGTTTCTGAATTAGAAATGACACTTACTGGTGATGACTTTTTCGACAAATTAGTTAACTTAAATGATCTGATAGGAAACGCTTACAAAACTAACTTAGTCGAAATAGAGAAAAAAAATGGACCCCTTAAAAACTCACTAAAAGACAGTTCATCACTAAATTTGAAGGCTCTTTCAGAAAAACTACAAAATATCAATGGGCATCAGAATGAACCACTTTCGAACTATGAAAAAATTGTAGAAGAGCTAAAAGAAAATGACCTTTCTTTTAATGAAAAACATCTCTTTCAAACCGATTTATTTATAGAATCAAATAATTTCACATTAGATGTTAACTATAAAAAAGAATTGCTTCATGCCATAAAATTTTTAAATAAAATTTCGTCTATAACTCCATCCAAAAAACTACAAAACTTTAAAAAAGATTTTATAAAGCGTTATGATTTAGAAGCCATACCGTTAGTTGAAGCACTTGATTTTGAGACCGGTATTGGTTATGGATCTGATAATAAAAATTTTGATGTAACACCTATATTAGACGAATTAGCCTTAAACCATAAATTAAAAACTGAAAATCAAATCATTCTTGATGAAGTTGAAAACATATTTCATTCTAAATTTAAAAATGCCATCCTAAAGAGTCAGAAAAGCATTGAATTAAATCATAATGACTTTAAAGCTATTGATTTTTCAAATCAAAATCTGTCCAGTACTTTTTCTTGCTTATTTGAAATCGTAACAGAAAATGAAGAAGAATGGATTGTAATTCAGAATATAGGAGGATCCAGCGCAGCAAATTTATTTTCGAGATTTTGTTACGGAAATAACGAAATCAATACTTTGGCAAATGAAATTACAAACTACGAATCTAAAAGCTTTGATGGGAAAATTGTTGCCGAAATTGTCCATTTGCCAGAAGCCAGAACCGGAAATGTTCTAAAAAGACCTGCGTTCAGAATGCATGAAATTCCGTATTTAAGCAAATCTGATTTAGACTCTTCACAACAAATACCAATTACCGATATAATTATAAAGATAAGTTCAAATCGAATTGTATTGTGGAGCCAGGAAAAACAAAAGGAAATTATTCCCAAGCTAACTAATGCTCATAATTTCTCTCACCAGGCTTTACCAATTTATGAATTTTTATGTGACATGCAATTTGAAAACACTAAGGGATCATTAGGAATTAAAACGGCTAATCTGGAGAAATTATTTGATTTTACTCCAAGAGTATTTTTGGGTAAATGTATTATTCTGAAAGCAAAATGGATATTTTCACAAGAGCAACATCCCCATTTTTTTAAGTTGTTGAATGTAAATTCTGAAATTTATTACCAAAATATTTCCCGCTTCGTGTCTGATATCACTTCATGTATAAGCTATAAACCAATACCTCAATATGTATCATTGATAGATGGTGATAATACTTTAGTCATAAACATGCAAAACTACGATTGTCAGAAAATGTTATTATCAGCCATCAAAAACCGAACAAAGTTTGTTTTGGAAGAATATCTGTTTCCATCAGAAAAAACGGTTACAAACAAAAATGAATACCATTCCAACCAATTTATTGCAGGTGTAAAATGGGAAAAAAACGAATTTTAA
- a CDS encoding thiopeptide-type bacteriocin biosynthesis protein, whose product MSTVKRNFIIGDEWLYYKIYCGTYSSDQILINAIQIIVDKLFEKKIIDLWFFIRYKDPDNHLRVRFHLLNPDTILEVIQLFNFHFNKLITNNTVYDLTTATYKREIERYGEHTICDAEKMFYYHSKKTIELIDNTTSECDEIARIFSSLQMVNDLLVNFEIPLDIRLQFTEKMSAQFKLEHNVNKENSRKFSHLYTKYKTDISLFLSEEQDPEYLEGLHEITKIKKEEIQLVKKVLDKTSKNSSISALELITSLIHMNINRTFRSKQREYEMLCYDFMNRYYKFITYKK is encoded by the coding sequence ATGAGTACCGTAAAGAGGAATTTTATTATTGGAGATGAATGGCTATACTATAAAATATATTGTGGTACTTACTCTTCAGACCAGATTTTAATCAATGCTATTCAAATAATCGTTGATAAATTATTTGAAAAAAAAATTATTGATCTGTGGTTTTTTATACGATATAAAGATCCTGATAATCATTTGAGGGTACGTTTTCACTTGCTTAATCCGGATACAATTCTTGAAGTAATACAGTTGTTTAATTTTCATTTTAATAAATTAATTACCAATAATACGGTTTATGATCTTACAACAGCCACTTATAAAAGAGAAATAGAACGATACGGCGAACATACGATTTGCGATGCTGAAAAAATGTTTTATTACCATAGCAAAAAAACAATTGAATTAATTGACAACACAACATCTGAGTGTGATGAAATTGCCAGAATTTTTAGTTCGTTGCAGATGGTCAACGATTTATTAGTAAATTTTGAAATCCCCCTGGACATTCGTCTCCAATTTACCGAAAAGATGTCTGCTCAATTTAAATTAGAGCACAACGTAAATAAGGAGAATAGTCGGAAATTTTCTCACTTGTACACAAAGTACAAAACAGATATTTCATTATTCCTCAGCGAAGAACAAGACCCGGAGTACCTGGAAGGACTTCATGAAATAACTAAAATAAAAAAAGAAGAGATTCAATTAGTAAAAAAGGTTTTAGATAAAACTTCCAAAAATAGCAGCATTAGCGCATTAGAACTAATTACTTCTCTAATTCATATGAACATTAATCGAACATTTCGTTCCAAACAGAGAGAATATGAAATGTTATGTTATGATTTTATGAACCGATATTACAAATTCATCACTTATAAAAAATGA
- a CDS encoding helix-turn-helix domain-containing protein: MKNYTLILLFFIHALIYSQSVLKNTDSIKKLSFAELDEKIDNSSLSLQEKIAYTDIYYKKAIKTDNVFRIADAMYHKALIYPGKSVQLKYADSIISVTKDTPNDIYPARGYMLKANYFQINLNLNQALKNVLIAEKLSKSRNNFEQNLIIKRYIGLIKIELGRAEEALPLFIENLNYYKNKPDKSLDVIFIKWVLSDIYIRLNKVDLALSYVNNELKTLKDTNPYYPYYIMYKGICLNLKGDYTTSKSYIEKAIDLLKKTDDLLNLSICYYYKGENIYKGQKDSKNAMLYFEKVDSILVKTKQYSCDIVDNYTRLIEISKNNGNDKKHLYYLNRLIEIDNYFKSNNISLSKNINKDYDIPNLLVDKENLITQIRNEKLFFIAISLVLMLGLGFSIFYVIKVRERSKKSEERFRHLMEKPILESTENNAQLIETNEKQNEKEKAMDLPVEMVNEILKKLSEFESNKGYLASNLKQTDLAKQLATNSSYLSKVINFHKSKNFSQYINDMRINYAVNKLKKDKKFRKYTIKAISEEVGFSNSESFSKAFYNNTGLQPSYFIKKIEENEKQQKS; encoded by the coding sequence ATGAAAAATTATACTTTAATCTTATTGTTTTTTATTCATGCGCTGATTTATTCACAAAGCGTTTTAAAGAATACAGATTCAATTAAAAAACTAAGTTTTGCAGAACTAGATGAAAAAATTGATAATTCATCTCTAAGTTTACAAGAAAAAATTGCATACACTGACATTTACTATAAAAAGGCTATAAAAACTGATAATGTTTTCAGAATTGCAGATGCAATGTATCACAAAGCCCTAATCTATCCCGGTAAATCCGTTCAGCTAAAATATGCAGATTCAATAATCTCAGTAACAAAAGATACTCCCAATGATATTTATCCAGCAAGAGGATATATGTTAAAAGCCAATTATTTTCAAATTAATCTGAATTTAAATCAAGCATTAAAAAATGTATTAATTGCAGAAAAACTATCAAAAAGCAGAAACAATTTTGAACAGAATCTAATCATTAAAAGATATATTGGATTAATAAAAATTGAGTTAGGAAGAGCCGAAGAAGCCTTACCCTTATTTATTGAAAATTTAAATTATTATAAAAATAAACCTGATAAATCATTAGATGTAATTTTCATCAAATGGGTGCTATCGGATATCTATATAAGATTAAATAAGGTTGATCTTGCCTTATCCTATGTAAATAATGAGTTAAAAACTCTTAAAGATACTAATCCGTACTATCCTTATTATATAATGTATAAAGGAATTTGTTTAAATTTAAAAGGAGACTATACTACAAGTAAATCTTATATAGAAAAAGCAATCGATTTACTAAAAAAGACTGATGATTTGCTAAATCTATCAATTTGTTATTATTATAAGGGGGAAAATATCTACAAAGGCCAGAAGGATTCAAAAAATGCAATGCTCTATTTTGAAAAAGTTGATTCTATTTTAGTGAAAACAAAGCAATACTCATGTGATATCGTGGATAATTACACCCGGCTCATTGAAATAAGCAAAAACAATGGAAATGATAAAAAACATCTGTACTATTTAAACCGCTTAATTGAAATTGACAACTATTTTAAATCAAACAATATATCACTTTCAAAAAATATAAATAAGGATTATGATATACCAAATTTACTGGTAGATAAAGAAAATTTAATAACACAAATCAGGAACGAAAAACTTTTTTTTATTGCTATATCATTAGTATTAATGCTGGGTCTTGGATTTTCTATTTTCTATGTCATAAAAGTAAGAGAAAGAAGCAAAAAATCTGAAGAACGTTTCCGTCATTTGATGGAAAAACCAATTTTAGAAAGTACAGAAAATAATGCTCAATTGATTGAAACAAATGAGAAACAAAATGAAAAAGAAAAAGCAATGGATCTACCCGTTGAAATGGTAAATGAAATACTGAAGAAGTTATCAGAATTTGAATCAAATAAGGGGTATCTGGCATCAAATTTAAAACAGACTGATCTTGCGAAGCAACTTGCTACTAATAGCAGTTATTTATCTAAAGTCATTAATTTCCATAAAAGCAAAAACTTCAGTCAATACATAAATGATATGCGCATCAACTACGCAGTAAATAAATTAAAGAAAGATAAAAAGTTTAGAAAATACACCATTAAGGCCATTTCAGAAGAAGTTGGATTCAGCAATTCAGAATCATTCTCAAAAGCATTTTATAATAATACCGGCTTGCAACCTTCTTATTTTATAAAAAAAATAGAAGAAAACGAAAAACAACAAAAATCCTAA